A single genomic interval of Spirosoma linguale DSM 74 harbors:
- a CDS encoding conserved hypothetical protein (KEGG: xac:XAC0836 hypothetical protein) has protein sequence MIWYEDEIRQLETKLRNLPTPTNKVVFYGSSSIRLWTTLAQDFPQLDTLNLGFGGSTLAACAWFFERLVVPTAPKSLVFYAGDNDLGDGRHPEEVYLFFLAFAEQMKRLLPGVPMAFLSIKLSPARWNIADQIRTTNKLIQQELEKTPDWQYVDMTTPLLGSNGKPRSEFFESDGLHLTSAGYRTWQEALQQQSRIF, from the coding sequence ATGATTTGGTACGAAGACGAGATACGACAACTCGAAACTAAACTAAGAAACCTACCCACGCCCACGAACAAAGTCGTTTTTTATGGCAGTTCATCCATTCGGCTCTGGACCACACTCGCGCAGGATTTTCCTCAGTTAGATACCTTGAATTTAGGTTTTGGTGGTTCTACATTAGCCGCCTGCGCCTGGTTTTTCGAACGCCTGGTCGTGCCGACAGCTCCCAAATCGTTGGTTTTCTATGCTGGCGACAATGACCTCGGCGATGGTCGACATCCGGAAGAAGTGTATCTGTTCTTTTTGGCTTTTGCGGAGCAGATGAAGCGTTTGCTGCCGGGCGTACCCATGGCTTTTCTATCAATTAAGCTTAGCCCGGCCCGCTGGAACATTGCCGATCAGATACGAACGACGAACAAATTAATCCAGCAGGAGTTAGAAAAAACACCTGATTGGCAATATGTTGACATGACAACGCCTTTGCTGGGGAGCAATGGTAAACCCCGTTCAGAATTTTTTGAATCGGATGGGCTTCACCTGACTTCGGCCGGTTACCGAACCTGGCAAGAGGCATTGCAGCAACAGAGCCGAATTTTTTAA